Proteins co-encoded in one Elusimicrobiota bacterium genomic window:
- a CDS encoding recombination protein NinG — protein MPQLKVVKSKKCANCKKQFIPDRPLQQVCSYKCAIVFGARKMAKEETKRKNIVKKQIKEQKEASQPLKYWKDKVQVVFNAYIRARDGKVCISCGTTNSNIVYCAGHFRTRKAADQLRYNEDNVHSQCNFHCNSQLSGNIANYRPALIEKIGIERVEALENNNVSKRWTVEELKQIEEKYKKMLKILKND, from the coding sequence ATGCCCCAATTAAAAGTGGTAAAAAGCAAGAAATGCGCAAATTGTAAAAAACAATTCATCCCAGATCGTCCACTCCAGCAAGTATGCTCATATAAGTGCGCCATTGTATTTGGTGCCAGAAAGATGGCAAAAGAAGAAACAAAGCGAAAGAATATAGTTAAGAAACAAATTAAAGAGCAAAAAGAAGCATCACAGCCGCTTAAATACTGGAAGGATAAGGTTCAGGTAGTATTTAATGCTTATATCAGGGCGAGAGATGGAAAGGTTTGTATAAGCTGCGGAACTACTAATTCAAACATAGTTTATTGCGCTGGGCATTTCAGGACAAGGAAAGCCGCAGACCAGCTTAGATATAATGAGGACAACGTGCATTCCCAGTGCAATTTTCACTGCAACTCACAATTAAGTGGGAATATTGCCAATTATCGCCCCGCACTGATAGAAAAAATTGGGATAGAACGAGTTGAAGCATTAGAGAATAACAATGTATCAAAACGATGGACAGTAGAAGAACTGAAGCAAATAGAAGAGAAGTATAAGAAAATGCTGAAAATATTGAAAAATGACTGA